A genome region from Plasmodium vinckei vinckei genome assembly, chromosome: PVVCY_07 includes the following:
- a CDS encoding ubiquitin, putative, giving the protein MIFRFNLTWVGFILFYIFFIYMHNCIKLNKYNNKVIGHRLMNISSNVVSGQINKNNNESQVQNKRSIFGFGGSNKCNIMISCYDKAGVFDKSFFLLIDEKSNIKYVKEQIENMHGIPTKFQEIFYETKKLDNNVTIKSLIKGKDIKLLNFRLISVLPHFFSEDSNKVNKNVENVEKESKKIKILKDKLKYYGCITLFNEYKKLLEKLKDNKNRIIKKDVDIIESFKNFDREFERLLNNNNISLEKIKKEIQDLKYFDKKKLLLRLEIDYPNMDNLLLTRIKELIRFYYLGDIQSVIKFSLFFYILYKYANYPPEIKKMFLYLSILFLLAPCKPIYKFCHFLFFSIPTSFLYTGFTNILSASYQQILMCQ; this is encoded by the exons ATGATTTTTCGATTTAATTTAACCTGGGTAgggtttattttattttatatattttttatatacatgcacaattgtataaaattaaataagtataataataaagttaTAGGGCATAGATTGATGAACATATCTAGTAATGTAGTGTCAGGAcagataaataaaaataataatgaaagtCAAGTACAAAACAAGAGAAGTATATTTGGATTTGGTGGatcaaataaatgtaatatAATGATTAGTTGTTATGATAAAGCTGGGGTTTTTGATAAAAGtttctttttattgatCGAcgaaaaaagtaatattaaatatgtaaaggAACAGATTGAAAATATGCATGGAATACCAACAAAATTTCAAGagatattttatgaaactaaaaaattagataataatgtaacaataaaaagtttaatAAAAGGGAAagatattaaattattaaattttcgTCTAATATCTGTTTTAcctcatttttttagtgAAGATTCTAAcaaagtaaataaaaatgttgaaaatgttgaaaaagaaagtaagaagataaaaatattgaaggataaattaaaatattatggatgtataacattatttaatgaatataagAAATTGTTAGAAAAACTTAaagacaataaaaatagaattataaaaaaggatgTTGATATTATTgaatcatttaaaaattttgatagAGAATTTGAACGTttgttaaataataataatataagtttagaaaaaataaaaaaagaaatacaagatttaaaatattttgataaaaaaaaattattattaagaTTAGAAATAGATTATCCAAATATggataatttattattaactagaataaaagaattgattagattttattatttaggGGATATACAATCtgtaattaaattttctttatttttttatattttatataaatatgctaATTATCCTccagaaataaaaaaaatgtttttatatttgtctatactatttttattggcTCCTTGTAAacctatatataaattttgccactttctttttttttcaattccTACAAGTTTCCTATATACAG gttttacaaatatactATCTGCTTCTTATCAGCAAATATTGATGTGTCAATAA